One genomic segment of Bombus vancouverensis nearcticus chromosome 11, iyBomVanc1_principal, whole genome shotgun sequence includes these proteins:
- the LOC117154761 gene encoding dynein axonemal intermediate chain 3 → MLGISNDSNRVSYRTVVKKDEMRRKAVKYPHGWTLVDENIENVERVKLDPKTQRELGCLVGEHVFLEYPWAYVHRDVVAKFAKSPDSSLAVFREDIEIYEADTFLVGYSSTKLKSDDFVICLTEEARDLVRQRNRNITRIIWKKIIGNVIKTVKPWNSLGSDVEVEETFVRNTREYFEIEIVLPGRFLNSCRTLCDRSANDFRDSYVQLINEDEKFENVDRKCICRAVQTCMQPRETFVQTCSEYPKNAWTQYACEDILSEFMVANNEEEGQLKGGSEKDDDDRPHREDAIQCKEIEKPREKTALELFLEARSQQMIDAIKYNAAVNLHVDDIENLSNQEEDISTVFNTPAFREQVSFTDFNFTANKIVSDVSLHPKLTEYLAISYISKSKFSRQTRKNEYRSKTEFQTRVLLWKLNDPLRPQLALQDHREIYAISFCPHDDNLLIGGRSTGQIVIWNIKEFLNNLDDGNIKLGTSTRNSLPVFRPIVVSDRHRSHQLPVRNIRWIPAKHNTEPDGSLTKSFVSSDVQLLTASEDGTIAVWNISLLSRHTVRDDEDSDEPLRPSFRIKIQTVDEEPQFTSLCFCFPPIVAEHGENSPDTNKNDVREKHCITKYLWIGCVEGLITCAWEKQIFEENSTDIIECDMLNCSYAHNGPVVEITRSTHLQNVLLTVGGRVFAIWNDDHIDSPLFWRATSSRYTSCCWANEPGVFLVGSQDGNLEMWDIKNESTQPIFTQIVSLEPITYLTLLESPVLYNDGFKKIGVGDGGGLFRVFTEAEVSRNESTIERMDWFEEYTWKETRRKKLFASWQNDFVNNDPAIVAKKLARHEEQVKREAKEARERLRREQETRLRLKAEKRARNVPIPKDVAWKSKEFDRMKEVLLSKRNLVPSELEAKRIPFVALQAERDAKLRKVQDKIVHRDVHLFNTLSAEFPELLETKAETPEFEEFIPIELGKSLNYYVQKFTEIRRKANEAFDQSRGDAIARGDVNGSRKFPLRL, encoded by the coding sequence ATGCTCGGTATTTCTAATGACTCTAACCGAGTATCGTACCGGACAGTCGTAAAGAAAGACGAGATGCGAAGGAAAGCGGTTAAGTATCCGCACGGGTGGACGCTAGTCGACGAAAATATCGAGAATGTAGAACGCGTGAAGCTCGATCCCAAGACGCAACGAGAACTGGGTTGTTTGGTCGGCGAACACGTGTTCCTGGAATATCCGTGGGCGTATGTGCACCGAGACGTTGTCGCAAAGTTCGCTAAATCACCTGATTCCTCACTGGCGGTTTTTCGAGAAGATATCGAAATTTACGAGGCTGATACGTTCCTCGTAGGCTATTCGTCTACTAAGTTAAAGTCCGACGACTTTGTGATTTGTCTCACCGAAGAAGCGAGGGACCTTGTACGACAGCGAAATAGAAATATTACTCGTATTATCTGGAAGAAAATTATCGGCAATGTAATAAAGACCGTTAAACCGTGGAACTCTTTAGGTAGTGACGTGGAAGTAGAGGAGACGTTCGTCAGGAATACGAGAGAATATTTTGAGATAGAAATCGTATTACCTGGAAGATTTCTGAATTCTTGTCGAACGTTATGCGACAGAAGCGCGAATGATTTTAGAGACAGTTACGTCCAGCTGATCAACGAAGACGAGAAATTCGAAAACGTGGATAGAAAATGCATTTGCAGGGCTGTTCAGACGTGTATGCAACCTCGTGAAACATTCGTTCAAACGTGCTCCGAGTATCCTAAAAATGCATGGACTCAATACGCGTGCGAAGACATTTTGAGCGAGTTTATGGTTGCGAATAACGAAGAAGAGGGACAGTTAAAAGGAGGATCGGAAAAAGATGACGACGATCGGCCACACAGAGAGGACGCTATTCAATGCAAGGAAATCGAGAAACCCAGAGAAAAAACAGCTTTAGAACTATTTTTAGAAGCTCGTTCGCAACAAATGATCGATGCAATTAAATATAACGCAGCTGTTAATTTGCACGTGGATGATATTGAAAATTTATCTAACCAAGAAGAAGATATCTCAACAGTCTTCAATACGCCTGCATTTCGTGAACAGGTGTCGTTCactgatttcaattttacgGCCAATAAAATTGTTTCTGACGTTTCGTTGCATCCAAAATTGACGGAATACTTAGCGATTTCGTACATCAGCAAATCGAAATTTTCTAGACAAACTCGAAAGAACGAATATAGAAGCAAGACCGAATTTCAAACCAGAGTGCTCCTTTGGAAATTAAACGATCCACTTCGTCCACAGCTTGCACTTCAGGACCACAGAGAAATTTACGCCATTTCGTTTTGCCCTCACGACGATAATCTTTTAATAGGAGGTCGTTCCACTGGTCAGATAGTTATCTGGAACATCAAAGAGTTTCTAAATAATCTCGACGACGGAAATATAAAACTTGGAACGTCGACACGAAACAGTTTACCAGTGTTTCGTCCTATCGTTGTTTCGGACAGACATCGTTCTCATCAGCTACCTGTTCGAAACATTCGATGGATACCTGCCAAACATAATACAGAGCCAGATGGAAGCTTGACAAAGTCATTCGTTTCTTCTGACGTGCAACTTCTAACCGCTTCCGAGGACGGCACGATAGCAGTTTggaatatttctcttctttcgaGACACACTGTTCGCGATGATGAAGATTCTGACGAACCTCTTCGGCCGAGTTTTCGTATAAAAATTCAAACTGTCGATGAAGAGCCGCAGTTTACTTCTTTATGTTTCTGCTTTCCACCTATCGTCGCTGAACACGGTGAAAATTCGCCGGATACGAATAAAAATGACGTAAGAGAGAAGCATTGCATAACGAAGTACCTATGGATAGGTTGCGTAGAAGGGTTGATAACGTGCGCGTGGGAAAAGCAAATATTCGAAGAAAATTCAACAGACATTATCGAATGCGATATGTTAAACTGTTCTTACGCACACAATGGCCCTGTTGTAGAGATCACGCGGTCGACACATCTTCAGAACGTGCTCCTCACAGTCGGTGGACGAGTGTTTGCCATTTGGAACGACGATCATATCGATTCTCCTTTATTTTGGAGAGCAACTTCCTCTCGTTATACGAGTTGTTGTTGGGCTAACGAACCTGGGGTATTTTTGGTCGGCAGCCAAGACGGTAACCTTGAGATGTGGGATATAAAGAACGAATCGACCCAGCCGATATTTACCCAAATCGTTTCATTGGAACCAATTACTTATCTAACCTTGTTAGAATCTCCTGTATTATATAACGATGGTTTCAAGAAGATAGGCGTAGGCGATGGTGGTGGATTGTTTCGTGTGTTCACAGAAGCCGAGGTTTCTCGTAACGAAAGCACGATAGAAAGAATGGATTGGTTCGAAGAATATACTTGGAAAGAGACACGAAGGAAAAAGCTTTTCGCCAGTTGGCAGAACGATTTTGTCAATAACGACCCTGCTATAGTGGCAAAAAAATTAGCAAGGCACGAGGAGCAAGTTAAAAGAGAGGCGAAAGAGGCGAGAGAAAGACTTAGGAGGGAACAAGAGACAAGGTTGAGGTTGAAAGCGGAGAAAAGGGCGCGAAACGTTCCGATTCCAAAAGACGTCGCGTGGAAATCGAAGGAGTTCGACAGAATGAAAGAAGTTCTTTTGAGTAAAAGGAATTTAGTTCCCTCGGAACTCGAAGCAAAGAGGATTCCTTTCGTCGCTTTGCAAGCTGAAAGAGACGCGAAATTGCGGAAGGTTCAAGATAAGATCGTTCATAGGGATGTTCATTTGTTCAATACATTATCCGCAGAATTTCCTGAACTTCTCGAAACGAAAGCAGAAACCCCGGAATTCGAGGAATTTATTCCGATAGAACTGGGAAAATCGCTTAATTATTACGTTCAGAAATTTACTGAAATACGACGTAAAGCTAACGAAgctttcgaccaatcgcggggagacgcaattgCGAGgggagacgtcaacgggagtcgtaaattcccgttacgattataa
- the sing gene encoding MARVEL domain-containing protein sing isoform X2 produces the protein MGRNGTGPVIRMSSTGTHAAGGVECCCCRCCTCIHVEFLKTPPGLLKLGETIVSGLIQSLLINYGLKYSTTIGSAFEGSLTTSSACFLTSAVLLACYIVSEKSYRLIRSSIFELMFNALASFLYLSSASYLAFSTKLFLLPEYYIRPGFDVYPAMSAAYAL, from the exons ATGGGTAGAAACGGAACTGGTCCGGTGATCCGGATGTCTTCTACGGGCACGCACGCTGCTGGGGGCGTAGAATGTTGTTGCTGCAGATGTTGCACGTGTATACACGTGGAATTTCTAAAAACTCCACCCGGTCTTCTAAAACTGGGCGAGACG ATCGTCAGCGGACTGATACAAAGCTTGTTAATTAATTACGGTTTAAAATACAGTACAACGATCGGTTCAGCTTTCGAAGGGTCTTTAACTACGTCTTCCGCCTGTTTCTTAACATCAGCGGTATTACTCGCCTGCTACATCGTGTCCGAAAAATCCTACAGACTGATTCGATCATCTATATTT GAATTGATGTTCAATGCATTAGCATCCTTCCTGTATTTAAGCTCGGCTTCCTATTTGGCATTTtccacgaagctatttctacttCCAGAATATTACATAAGGCCAGGGTTCGACGTTTATCCTGCAATGTCAGCCGCTTAC GCATTATAA
- the LOC117154769 gene encoding syntenin-1 produces MSLYPTLEDLKVDHMMKAQLQMESQHNVLPISQEQTEPSAPAHNTLSNMLYPSLGEYMGLELTEEMIAQNMPEYSHVKRNMMVRTPVTSGPLAGMVAPLSGQSLGLQRAQVTNGIRELILCKDKDGKIGMRVNNVDNGIFVCLVRQNSPAALAGLRFGDQILSINDVSVAGYTMEQVHKMLKNADINGIKVIVRDRPFERTVTMHKDRIKYIGFQFRNGKIVSLIKDSSAAKNGLLTNHQILEVNGKNVIGLKDKEVTEEIGKGGSIITLTIIPSYIFDHMIKKMNNSLLKTLMDHSTPDF; encoded by the exons ATGTCTCTGTATCCAACTCTCGAAGACTTGAAGGTGGATCATATGATGAAG GCTCAACTACAAATGGAGTCACAACACAATGTTTTACCTATATCGCAAGAACAAACTGAACCATCTGCACCTGCGCATAATACCCTTTCTAATATGTTATATCCTTCATTAGGAGAATATATGGGTTTGGAACTTACTGAAGAAATGATAGCACAAAATATGCCCGAATATTCTCATGTTAAACGGAAT ATGATGGTACGTACACCTGTAACCTCAGGTCCTTTAGCAGGTATGGTTGCACCATTATCTGGCCAGTCTTTAGGATTACAGAGAGCACAAGTTACAAATGGTATAAGAGAA TTGATATTATGCAAGGATAAAGATGGTAAAATTGGTATGAGAGTTAATAATGTAGATAATGGCATTTTCGTATGCCTAGTAAGGCAAAATTCGCCTGCTGCACTTGCTGGGTTACGATTTGGAGACCAAATTTTGAGTATCAATGATGTCTCTGTTGCTGGATATACAATGGAACAAGTTCACAAAATGCTCAAAAACGCTGACATTAATGGCATTAAAGTAATAGTAAGGGACAG ACCATTTGAACGCACAGTAACAATGCACAAGGATAGgataaaatatattggatttcagtTCAGAAACGGAAAgatagtctctttaattaaagatTCTTCTGCTGCCAAAAATGGACTTTTAACAAATCATCAAATATTAGAAGTTAATGGAAAG AATGTTATAGGGTTAAAAGACAAAGAAGTCACGGAAGAGATTGGGAAAGGCGGGAGTATAATCACGTTGACGATTATTCCATCGTATATTTTTGACCACATGATCAAAAA aatGAACAACAGTTTGTTGAAAACACTTATGGACCATTCTACACCAGATTTTTAA
- the LOC117154758 gene encoding CKLF-like MARVEL transmembrane domain-containing protein 4, with amino-acid sequence MMSETVVTMDGSSNNASNNPRQVPTVKTEPVQPNPLLGITLNVSYFRTIPGIIKLAQVGFGIICMSCASPALVSGSHWFLFVAVTAFIATLLWSFTYLLSIREALKLPINWIATELLNTGIFTFLYLIAFVVQLSVWTSLIGSAVSRNIAAGVFGIFNTLAYAAGSYFLYVEFRSSNTQ; translated from the exons ATGATGTCGGAGACCGTTGTGACAATGGACGGTTCCAGCAATAACGCCAGCAACAATCCTCGACAGGTGCCTACCGTAAAGACGGAACCGGTTCAACCTAACCCTCTGTTAGGCATTACGTTGAACGTGTCCTACTTCAGAACGATACCTGGTATCATTAAACTCGCACAAGTA GGTTTTGGTATAATATGTATGTCATGTGCCTCACCGGCATTGGTAAGCGGGTCCCATTGGTTTCTATTCGTCGCCGTAACAGCTTTCATCGCTACTCTTTTATGGAGTTTCACCTATCTGCTGTCGATTCGAGAAGCGCTTAAGCTACCTATCAATTGGATCGCAACG GAACTGTTGAACACAGGAATATTCACCTTCCTTTATCTGATTGCCTTCGTGGTTCAGTTATCTGTCTGGACCTCGTTAATAGGTTCAGCAGTCTCAAGGAATATTGCCGCAGGG GTCTTTGGAATCTTTAATACATTGGCGTACGCTGCCGGCTCCTATTTCCTCTACGTCGAGTTCAGAAGCAGTAACACACAGTGA
- the LOC117154759 gene encoding uncharacterized protein LOC117154759, whose translation MTMSHSVTIRTQTVTSGSTSVNINTGYLKSFGGLFKLFEVALGVVCVAIVANNYDSYVYTAELFFLLITTTFLIGTFILLLSCLASLTTSTIIAKTVYELLYHSIAFGLYLAASLTYVVHVSNNVKGRRGYEVLMAAAICGLVNSALYFLSTIVALRTYRIH comes from the exons ATGACAATGTCGCATTCGGTAACCATTAGAACTCAAACGGTAACGAGCGGTTCCACATCAGTTAACATCAATACCGGTTATTTAAAATCCTTTGGCGGTCTATTTAAATTGTTTGAAGTG GCACTTGGAGTTGTGTGCGTGGCAATAGTAGCGAACAACTATGACAGCTACGTATACACCGCAGAACTATTCTTCCTCCTAATAACAACGACATTTTTGATCGGTACCTTTATTTTGCTTCTAAGTTGCTTAGCTTCCCTTACAACGTCCACTATCATTGCGAAGACTGTTTAT GAACTTCTTTATCACTCTATAGCATTTGGATTATATTTAGCTGCGTCTTTAACATACGTGGTGCATGTGAGTAATAACGTGAAAGGCCGAAGAGGATACGAAGTATTAATGGCAGCGGCA ATTTGTGGTCTTGTAAATTCAGCGCTATATTTTCTCAGTACGATCGTTGCTCTTCGCACATACAGAATACATTAA
- the sing gene encoding MARVEL domain-containing protein sing isoform X1, with protein sequence MGRNGTGPVIRMSSTGTHAAGGVECCCCRCCTCIHVEFLKTPPGLLKLGETIVSGLIQSLLINYGLKYSTTIGSAFEGSLTTSSACFLTSAVLLACYIVSEKSYRLIRSSIFELMFNALASFLYLSSASYLAFSTKLFLLPEYYIRPGFDVYPAMSAAYIMSGFVGILHGADAYFSYRHYKSGR encoded by the exons ATGGGTAGAAACGGAACTGGTCCGGTGATCCGGATGTCTTCTACGGGCACGCACGCTGCTGGGGGCGTAGAATGTTGTTGCTGCAGATGTTGCACGTGTATACACGTGGAATTTCTAAAAACTCCACCCGGTCTTCTAAAACTGGGCGAGACG ATCGTCAGCGGACTGATACAAAGCTTGTTAATTAATTACGGTTTAAAATACAGTACAACGATCGGTTCAGCTTTCGAAGGGTCTTTAACTACGTCTTCCGCCTGTTTCTTAACATCAGCGGTATTACTCGCCTGCTACATCGTGTCCGAAAAATCCTACAGACTGATTCGATCATCTATATTT GAATTGATGTTCAATGCATTAGCATCCTTCCTGTATTTAAGCTCGGCTTCCTATTTGGCATTTtccacgaagctatttctacttCCAGAATATTACATAAGGCCAGGGTTCGACGTTTATCCTGCAATGTCAGCCGCTTAC ATTATGAGTGGTTTTGTTGGAATACTACACGGGGCAGACGCATATTTCTCTTACAGGCATTATAAGAGCGGAAGATGA